CCGTTCCTTTCAGGGTGTGGAATTATGAGGACGCTACCCTTCTTAATAGTTTTGACAATCATGATTTTCCTGATAAAGGAATCTCAAAGCTTTGCCTTGTTAACGAGCTTGATGATAGCTTGCTTCTTGTTGCTTCATGTAATATCCTTTACTGCTTCTCTTCTTTTTTCCtcatatacttatatataaaaaaaaaaaaaaaaaaaagtagttaCATGATGACAACATGAGTTCCCCCTTTTAAATTTTGCAAGTATATTGGCGCTAAATACACATAATTTGATGTAGGTGATGGAAATATACGGATTTGGAAAGACTATACAGTGAAATGTGAGCAAAAGCTTGTAACAGCATTTTCTTCAATCCCAGGTCACAGACCAGGTGTTCGGAGTTTCAACACTATTGTAGATTGGCAACAGCAATCTGGATATTTGGTACAATCATACTTGATGTGATATATAGGTTTTTTTCTGCTTCTAATTTAATCATCGTACTAAAATTTATCCCCATGGTAGTATGCTTCGGGTGAGTTATCATCCATAATGCTCTGGGACTTGGACAAGGAGCAGCTTGTGAATTCCATTCCTTCTTCATCAGATTGCAGCATTTCGGCACTAGTGAGTTAATTTATCCCCATCTACTTTTGAAATGAACCGATGTTCCCCCTTAAAATTATTTAGTTGTCGTCGTTGGTGTTATAGGCTCTTTAGATTGGTTTGAGTATACAATTGATCGTTTATAATCGAGTTTAAAATTCTGAACAATCCAATGTAATTGGTGTGCAACATCAACCAATTCCTGGAACCCGTTTAAGTTACACTATGTTCTGCAACTTCAAATGATTAACAGCTACATGGAGAACCTAACTGAGgtcgcttattattattattattttattgccAGGCCTTTATTATCACACTGACTGATACATTACTATAAAAGCTTTCTTACATCATTTTTATTTTTTGCTTTTTGATTCCTGGCACGTTATCTGTTGTGCACTGACCGCGTTTTCTTTTTTTGCTCGTGAAGTCTGCTTCTCAACTTCATGGGGGACAATTTGCTGCAGGTTTTGTTGATGGTTCTGTGAGACTTTATGATGCCCGGACACCTGAGATGTAAGCTTTCATAATGCATCTTCTTGATATAGTGTGCATGGTGCTTAATATTAGTGTCAATGGAAGAACATAGTTTTTCTGAATGGAACATTTGGCTCAAAAGTATACTGTTATGTTACGATGCAGGTTAGTTTACGTGACAAGGCCACATCCTCAGAAAGTGGAGAGAGTTGTAGGGATTGGGTTTCAACCGGGGCTTGACACAGCTGCTAAGGTAAACTGTGAATTCTTATATGTTGATACCAAAGTGATGAAAGTGTAAGTTTCTTTGTTTTATAGTTCTTTGTCTTTGTGTTTGTTTTCCAGATTGTGAGTGCAACACAGGCAGGACTTATTCAGTTCCTGGACACGAGGAACGATGGGGATGCATACCTGACAATAGATGCTCATAGGGGCTCGCTTACAGCTTTAGCAGTGCACAGACATGCCGGAATAGTGGCAAGTGGGTCAGCCAAACAGTACATCAAGGTGTTCAGCCTGCAAGGTCGACAACTGGGTACAATAAGATACCACTCGTCATTATTGGCGCAGAAGATCGGTCCAGTCAGCTGTCTCACTTTCCATCCCTACCAAGTGCGTCTTGCTGCCGGCGCTACCGATGCGTGTGTCTCAATTTATGCTGATGACAACTCTCAAGTAAGATGAACCAAATCTATTATGAAAATGGGAAAGAAAGAAAGATCCTCCACAATAGTGTTTGCCAAGCCAATGATTATAAAGCTGGCAGAAAAAAGGTagtgatataaatatatatacatatttgtttagcCTCTGTTATGAAAACAGGGTAGATGCGGTTGGAGGGGGAGGCTTGGGaaaggaaaaaaaagaaaaagacaCTTGAATGGTAAATGCTGTGTAAATAGTGGTTTCTTTACTTTGTGGTGTGTTCATTATTTTATATAACCTTCAATTGTGTAAAAAAGCAACACAACTTCTTGTCCATTATTTACCATAATCTATAATCTGATTGGTAGATGCTCCCTTGAACTCATCCGTCTCTCTCTAGGCGTTTCTCTTTGTTTAggtatataattaaaaaaaaattaacgaaTAAATTTTAATTGCAAATCATTAATTTTAGATAAAAAAATTACGATTTAAAATTCCAACaaaatatcatttattataattTTTTGTTTTGTTGAAAAATTGATAAAGAATTTCTTTTGAAAATAGTTTGGATTTGTCTGTATAGGTATATAATAAGAAAAGATTACGATTTTCAAATTCGAGAAATATATTACTATAATTTTTTAGTttagtaaaaaaaatgataaaaaaataatttatttaaaaaaaaattggatTTTTTCGTTtagatatataataaaaaaaattaatgtaaaaataaattttaggtgtaaattattattattaaagaaaaaaattataaatttcaaattcgaacaaaaaaaattttttatttgattttaGTATTGTAAGAAAATTGATAAAAGTAATTTGTTTGGAATTGTTTGTTTAGGTATATAATAAGAAAAGATTAATGAAGGAATAAATTTTATgtacaaattattgattttaaagaaGAAAATTACGATTTTTAAATTCgagcaaaatatttttttattagagTTTTGTTTTGTAGAAAAATTGATAAAAAATTAATTTATTTGGAAATGGTTTGAATTTGTTTGTTTAGATATATAATAAGAAAAGATTAATGTAAAGGATATTTTGATCGAATTTGAAAATCGTAAAAAATTGATAAAAAATAATTTGTTTGGAAATGGTTTACATTTGTTTGTTTAGGCATATAATAAAAAGATTAATGTTGGAAAAAATTTTAGGTACATACCAATGACTTTAGAGAAAAAAAACTATAATGtttaaattcgagcaaaaaatcAATTACTATAATCTTTAGCTTTGTAGAAAAATTGATTAAAAAAATTTATTTGAAAATAGTTTGGATTTGTTTGTTTAGGTATATGATAAGAAAAGATAAATGTAGGAGTAAATTTTAGGTGCAAATCATATACTTTAGAGAAGAAAATTACGATTTTCAAATTCGAACAAACAATTCTTTACTATAGCATTTAGTTTTGTAGAAAAATTGATAAAAAATAATTTGTCTCGAAATGGTTTGGATTTGTTTGTTTAGGAATATAATAAGAAAAGATTAATGTAGGAGTAAATTTTAGGTGCAAATCATTGACTTTAGACTAGAAAATTACGATTTTCAAATTCGAACAAAATATAATTTACTATAGCCTTTAATTTTGTAGAAAAATTGATAAAAAATAATTTGTTTGGAAATGGTTTGGATTTGTTTGTTTAGGTATACAATAAGAAAAAAATAATGTAGGAGTAAATTTTAGGTGCAAATCATTGACTTTAAACAAGAAAATTATAATTTTCAAATTCGAGCAAAATATAATTTACTATAGCCTTTAATTTTGTAGAAAAATTGATAAAAAATAATTTGTTTGGAAATGGTTTGGATTTGTTTGTTTAggtatataataaaaaaatattaatataggagTAAATATTAGGTGCAAATCAATGACTTTAGACAAAAAAATTAAGATTTTCAAATTCATGCAAAAAATCCTTACTATATAACCTTTAGTTTtgtagaaaaattaaaaaaaaaataatttatttgGAAATGGTTTGGATTTGTTTGTTTAGGATAGACTAATAAAAGATTAATGTAGAAGTAAATTTTAGGTTCAAATCATATACTTTACAGAAAAAATTTACGATTTTCAAATTCGAGCAAAATATCCTTTACGATTAATGCCTTTAGTTTTGTAGAAAAATcgataaaaaaataatttgtttgaaAATGGTTTGGATTTGTTTGTTTAGGTATATAATAAGAAAAGATTAATGTAGGCGTAAATTTTATGTGCAAATTATTGATTTTAGAGGAGAAAATTAGGATTTTCAAATTCGAGCAAAATAATCTTTTTATAGTCTTTAGTTTTGTAgaaaaattgataaaaataatttGTTTGAAAATGATTTAGATTTGTTTGTTTAGGTATATAATAAGAAAATATTAATGTAGGAATAAATTTTAGGTACAAATCATTGATTTTAGagaagaaaattaggattttcaaATTCGGACAAAAAATCTTTTATTATAATCTTTAGTTTTGtagaaaaaatgataaaaattggTTTGTTACGTAATTGTTTGGATTTTTTTTAGGTATCTTAAACACTATTAATTTTCGAAAAAAATTTTAGGTATATACCAATGACTTTAAAGAAGAAAACTATAATTTTTAAATTTGAACAAAAAATCCTTTACTATAGCCTTTAATTTTAtcgtaaaaatgataaaaaaaataatttatttgGAAATGATTTAAATTTGTCTCAAAATACATGATGTTTTGATTTTTGTAGCATGTGTAATATACCACAAAAACTATAACATCATGTATTTTATGATAAAAAGAGTATATAAAACCATCATttactctacttcttatctaaacatAACAAAAAAATTTATTATTCTTTTCATTATTTTACTTTACTATCATACTCTAAAATTTGAGATACGTCAAACGAGTTCCATTTATCAGAAAGTTTGGATATCGAATGTTTGTTTACAAGAATAGTGAGGGTCGGAGTACCCTGGGGAATGTTGGTATGATAGATATACAGTTATTGGGTTAAGATCCAATACCTTGAGGGACCaaacaaacaaatatatatatatatatatacacgcgcGCGCGCGCGAACAGAAGAGGAATGAAGGAATAGTTGACTTGAGAGTTTGGAAAAGTAAGTTATCCGTGGATTCGAGTTTCAGCTGAGAAAGATATATACGAACAGAAGAGGAATGAAGTGTAAAAGTGTACACACACAGAAAAAAAAGTCATCGAGGGTTGGTTTTGGTTTGATCTGATGGTAGTGGATGACTGTCGGAGTTGTTGTCTCGGTCTGAAGCTGAGGATCGATCATCCTTGTCAACAGTACTGGTTTGGTGCTCTGATATTAAGGCGGTGAGACCATTCTGCTTGAGATAGATGTCCAAAGGCTGGGTGGCTACTTGGAGAAGACCCATCATACTGACACGCGCGTGTTGGTCGCGGTTAGGTTGGCAATTTAAGTCAAGGTGGCCGTTGGAGGTTGTTAAGTTGTTGTTGGTAATTTGCATGTCTGTCTCTGCCTCTGAAGGAGGAGGAGGAAGTTGCAATAACTGTATTGTATTAGAGGAGGTGGCGGTGTTGTCTACTTGtacttgttcttcttcttgtttgtTGGCAATTTCAGACTGACGCTTCTTCTTCCTCATCATGAGGGTCTTAAAACGGCGCTTAACGGTCAAACAGACATTGCACATGCAACTAGGCACATGCTTTCCTTTCCCACTCGGGGGTTGGATACACACGATGCATGAGCAACCAGGACGATGTCTTGGATGTTTCGTTGTCATCGCAGCAGCAGCAACGGCAACATGAGTAGCATTATTTTCTTGGTCCTCCACAATATTCGCTAGGCTGTCTAGCCCACAACTTTCTTTCTCTTCCCTAATTTCACCTAATTCTCCAATTCTCCGCCTTTTCAAATCTAAACAAAACAATCATTAGTATTATAGTTAAAGATTTCATTCATGCCCCCAAAACAATCATTATACATTACATACCATTGTTCAGTCTAGCAAGATTCTCCAGTTCCCTTGGAGATAGTTCATCTGGGGAAGAACACCAACTCCTGCTTTGATCCCAAGTGTTGTCAACGCAACTCCACTTTGCTGCGACAAGAACATCAATTGGCAATCTTCTCCATTTCGAGCAACTATCACATTGAACCCATTGTTCTTGTCCCCTAAACaatttattatattaaattaaatatgtaaGACTGATGCCATCCATCAAATCCAAAATTCAACGGAAATCCTTACCCAGTTGAACGGACTAAAAAGATACTGCTCTTCCCAAAAACTGGCGGTTCCTGCATATATATATTTCTAAATCAAATAAGCATAACATTGGGGTACATTATATATAAGGAGTTGGGAGGTCATGAGGTTATGTATGTAATACTTTTTTTTGAGGGTTATGTAATGTAATACTTGTATACTTGATTAGAAATTCATTACATTACAGACCTGATATTCTTCAAAATCATGGTCATCTATAGTCACAATGCTGGGTTTGACGGTTGGAGGGGGGCGCAGAAAATCTTGTGCTTCTTCCCAAGTGAGCCTGAGCTCGAGCGCATCAAGGCTATCTAAGAGCAACCTCTTCGATTTGGTTCCAATATTTctggctctttttctttcttcagaTTTATTATGCCAGCAAAGTGCATTCAGATGCGGATCTTTCACCAGGCCAGAGTAACCACTTATTATGGGTAGGTTCTCAAATACACCCGAAAATATCCTTTCACCAGACTGATTGACAATATTGGCAGGTTGTTGAGTGTCCTGTATTCCGGCAGAGTTAGATGCTTTGCGAAACCCCATAACAAGCTTCCCTTCTGGATCTTTGCGGCTGAATGTCACTGCGCATTTGTATATATAATTCAATACAATAAAATTAAATGTACAGCTTGAACCTCGGcatatagatattatatatatatataccgcttGAACCTCGGCATATATTATAGTATATGGAAAAGTACCAGTATCACCAGCCTGCAACTGCATGGATTGTATACAGGGAGTGACACCCTCCAATACATACATCCGGCTGTTGTTGTTTGGCCAAAATCTGAACTGAAATGCCCATTCTTTGCCTTTTATATCTTGAATCCGAATAGGAAGTCCCTCTGGCTGAGATATAGGAGGGAAATATGCCTGCAATTTCAATTGCAAAGCTATAATAATAGGAATGTCATGTAATGGATACAAGTGAATCGTTATAGCTAGAACAAGTATTACCTCGGCACACGCTTTGGGGAGAACCAAACGACCAATGCGACCTGCATCGCTGGCACTCAAGACCTTTTCAAACAATGGGACAATGGTAGAATTTGGACTGGAAGAGACAGGGGTGGTTAAGGATATCAAAGTaagacatcatatatatatatatatatatatatcatcatagtaGGTAATTAGCAGTTAAAgagaaaggttgatgaagaaaggatACTCTCCGGATAGTTGCTGCAGTTCCTGATCGGTAATCCTAGGCCAATAGCGGGGAAGCAGCTGGTTCCTCCCCGGCCTTCAGCGGGAGGTCTAGCAACGCGCACTTGCACTTGACCGTCAAGCGATGGCTTGGGGAGAAGAAGATGGCGAGACCTCGACAGCCCCTGGTGCTGCTGCTGGAATTCATCCCTGCCAACTAAAGCAGCAATGCTCAAGTTTGTTTCTTCAAATACATGTTTAGTAGGTGAAAGATGCAACGTTTCTTCCTGCTTCATCTCAATAGCTTCTTTATGAAACAAGTTCCTGAGACCAATACCCGACTGCTGCTTGTCTATAACCCGAGTGCTCCTAGCAATTCCATTTTGATTTTTTGCAGCACAGCTAATACAGGTTACACCTTCACCACCATCCAGAAACTCAAGCAAACACCTCGAAGCAATGCATCCACAGTGAAGGCGCTGCCCAATCCCAAAGTAAGTCCATCCATCCATCCACGAATTAAAGAAAGGACGATTCAATTCAATCAAGATTAGTAATTAATAACAATACCTTAGCACACGAACTGCACTCTCTCCATCCGGAATCCTCTGAGTGAAATACTTGACAGAAAATCGACTGCTCATATGCCGACCTACATAAATACATAGATAGATACAGTACAATGTTGTTTTCAAAACAAAAGGATTTGGAAAAATTTCTTCCTATATTTATAATTGAAGGATTCAAATTATGATTTCCCCCAAAAACAAAGCATAATTTACTACTAGTCAAGTGAAAATTAATTaatgaaaaaagaaagaaagaaagaaagaaagaaagaaagaaagagtacCCGCAGTTATGACAGAGGGAGGCAAATTGACCAGATCGCAGAGGCCATCCTTTCTTCCATTCAGAATTACTAGTAGTACTGGAAGTGgaacctcctcctcctcctcctccacaCAATGCATTCATGCAATTCATAATTTACCAAACAGAATCCAAATTGAAACCAATTAGCACCAAACCCACAAGATAATAACAAATTTACCAAACCTCTCGTATTCAATTCTGGTCATGTGGCTGGGTACATTTTTACTCTACTCAATTAAGAAACATGACATATGTCTGTCTGTCGTGTAATGAACTGAGCTTAATGGTTTTGTATATATGATTaaattggaaaaaaaaaatgaaattaaatCTTGTGTGTTGTGTGCATGCAAAAGTGaaagagaaaagaaaagaaaacgtaATTAAGAAAGTAAAAGAGAAAATAcaaggaaagaaagaaaagagtTTGGTAAATGGTAATCAATCAAAAGGAAATGAAAAAGATATTGCATGCATAGCACGATGAATGAATGAAATGAATGATACTTCAAGTCTCAGCACTTCTTACTTTAATTAATCTACTCATTAACTTTATATTATCTCGCAATTAATCAAACCCAATAATTTCAATACTatattcaaggaattaaagaaagaaAGCAACGTGATTACTCATCTTATTCAGATGATTATATAATTTATTATCAGTAGAATTAATTAACAAAATTTATTATAATGTTTTTTTCTCATATCGATTCATACAAAAGATTTTGCACGCTTATACTATCAATTAtaatgtcttttttttttttttttttatgcatAAAAGAAGAATAACATGTTGATCAAGTTTATATCATAATTTTAAAAAATGGTATTGCACAAGATTGTCCATTGGAGGAGCTTTTTCTCCATTGGAATGAAATGATGAGTACAAGATCGTCCGAATGCTAGAGTTCATCATGGAGGTAGATAGATACATGTACTTTAAAATACGGCGCGTAGCGTAAAGTGCGGCACTAAAGGAGAGTTTTATCCACGTGGAAGTATAATTGTCAACTTTAGCTTAAATACGAAGTCGAGTGCGTTTCAGCATTTATTTATTCTTTATTTTAATAAAGGCGAGGCGGTGAGATGGCGTCATAATTATGAACTCATGATGTCACAAGTGCCTCTTTGCCAATCTCAAACCGTGGACTCAGCTTCAAGGGGCCACTCAATTGCTCGCTGACTCGGTCCGATACTCCCGTTTTTATACTACTATTACTTTTCTTAAAAGTAATGACATGTGAACTGGTCATCAATTTTATTTGCCGGTTCAAATCTTTTTAATCCGAAACCTGACCCGTGATCATGTCTACTAACACCAATTTTATTTGCCATTACAAATGAGCTAGTATTATTAAGTAACCAGATTTATTTATTCGTTGAGTTGGTGATGCTCATCAACTGTTTTCTAACGTGAATTTGAATTGAATGATTCATTTCAATGTCCTCTCATTAACTTTGAACGTATTACTGTCCTACTTATTTTGTAATGCTACAGATAAAATAAACCCAACCATGCAATGCATTATGTATAATTAATAATGTGATGTATGTAtgtatatcgaaaaaaaaaatgtgATGCTTATTATAATTCTTCATTAATAAAATCGAAGAATCAATCTATTTTATGCTACAAAAATTCCACTCAAAAGAAAATAAAATCCCCAACAGGCCTGTTGTTGGTCATGTTAGCGAAGGCAAAGAAAAGGCCCAATTACTTACTGTAATCCATAATCGAGCTTGTTTCTCCTCCTTTCTCCTTATCTAACTCAGAGGCTGAGCTGAGTCAGTACtcaaaggtcaaagctaagcagcAACCATGGCGGGAACGGCGACCTTCAATGTCGTTTCGATCCCTTCGATCCTTCTTCGTCGCTCTTCAGTCTCCACTCAATCGATTTTGCCGCCAGTAACCTCTCGTCGTCCCCGAATTCTCAGTAttatctctttctctctctctttctctctagattAAAATATGCATAATTTTGAGTCTTGTAAAGAAATTTGTTTTCTCTTTGGGCGTAGGGATTTATGCATTGTCTAGTAACGATATCAAAGTAGGAACCAACATTGAAGTGGACGGCTCTCCTTGGAGAGTATTGGGTACCTCTTTACATTTTAGTACTTAATTTATTCTATTTTCATtagatactactactactactagtagTAGAAGATACATTTGTAATCATTTTAaattgtttttctttaaaaaaaaaaaagagtttctTCATGTAAAACCTGGGAAGGGAGCTGCATTTGTGAGGACAAAGCTTAAGAACTACATTACTGGAAACACAGTCGATAAAACATTTCGCGCTGGAAGTTCTgtaattctctctctctctctctgattTATTATTGGTTTCGTTTAAGTGTTGCCCAATGAATGCACTCATGTCATGCCATGCCATGCTGTTGATGCATGTTTCTATAGATTGATGCAGCTGATGTATTTAAGGAAGTGAAGCAGTTTACATATAAAGATGGTACACAGTTTGTCTTTATGGACCTGGTATGGTATTCTTCTACATTTCCTTTCTTCCTACTACATTTCATATATCAGCTTTCTTCCCATATCTATCCAtctgtatttatttattatcaCTCGTATCTGTCTTCATCATGCAGAGTACTTATGAAGAGATTCGTCTTAATGCGAAAGATGTCGGTGACAAAACTAAGTTTCTCAAAGAGGGAATGGATTGCGTTGTCCTGTTTTGGAAtggaaaagtaaattcttttttaaCAATTTTCACAACTTTATGAGAAGAGGTAAAAGCAAGCAGATTGACTGACGAGTGTTCATCCTGTGGACAGGTAATCGATTTTGAACTCCCCATTACAGTTAAGCTGAAAGTAGTCGCTGTTGATCCTGGTCTCAAAGGCGATACTGCACAAGGTAACAAATGGATACAAGTGCTGCACCATAGCACATTACTCCTTGGTGATCTGTTTTTATATGCAAATTTCCTTTCTTTCTGTCTGTTGTTGCAGGTGGGTCAAAAACCGGCCACGCTGGACACCGGCGCAGTTGTCAATGTTCCATTGTTTGTCAATGAGGGTGATGAAATTTTAGTGGATACAAGAAGTGGGGATTACATGAGCCGAGCCTAGTTTCAGCTGATTCATAGGCATCCCAATTTTTACTTCAGTTCCCATCAGATGGTAGATTTTACAGCGAAACCCAgctccttttattttattttattttttggaaACAGAGAGAAAATAGAAACATTTTCAAGGAAATTATGACTGTGAGGTTTGCTTTTTTGGCCTGGTGTGTGATTCGTGACTACGTTGTTTGTAGAGATGTCTGCTTCTATAACTGCTGCCCTGGCGACTAACTGAATAGGGTTGTATCCAAATAAGCTTGTTTTTTTGGCGGAATAGAAATTAGAGTTAGACTGTCTGATGTGATTCGTTTTCGCAACCGATCAAGTGGTGAAATTAGGGGAACTTTCAGCATAAAAATTGGCACATGTATTATGGGTTAATGTAAAGTGCGAGAAAATAAACAAAGTACTAAAACGCGAGAGTACATAATTTGTTGATATTTTGCCATATATTCATGGTATACAATACATGCACCGATGATTGATTAATTAGGAAAAAAGAAAAGCCTTTTTCATAATTAATTATCAAGGAAAGAGAGCAATCCAGCATCAAAGTCTAAGAGATCTACTGAAATGTTTCCAGGACTTTGGATATTTGGGATCTGGGAGTGGGGGTTGAGTTTTGTTACCAGTAATGGGCTTGAGCACTTTCTTGAGCAGCTTGTTGAAGCGGCCACCCCTTTGTCGTTTCTCGGGCACTTTGGGGGCATTCAGGCTGAGGTAGGGTGGTCTTGGGTCTGATAAGCAGCGGTTCAGTATGGCCTGGTTGAGCTGCACCTCAAAAGAGAGCCTCTCAAACTGGTCTAATAGTGTGCTTTGCTCATCTCCAAATCTCCTCCTATAGCAAACCACTTCGATTTCCTCCATCATTTCATTTCTTTCTCCTATAGCAGACAAGTACTACTATATTATGTGCTTTCTTCTTCTCTTTTAAACAATAAAACCTAGTCAGTGAGCAAAGTATCTATCAACAGAGTAACAACTAAAGCCATTGAATGGAAGACTTGCTTTTCAACTTTACTGAATTGGCAATAAATAACTTACATTTACTACACACATACCCATATATGGGATGATCACACTTCCACCTCAAACTATGAGATTTCAATTCCATAGCTAGTTGGGTATAATGACGTCAGCCATAAACCAACGTCATTTATTTTAATCAGAGGTTTAACCGGGAGGGGGTAAATTGTCTAATTTACCTTAAACTGAAGGTGTtatttataaatttaagaatacgaAGGGCATATTGTATAATAGGCTTCAACTCTGGGGGTTATTTAAATTAGATTAAACTAAATTAAGTCATCATTCACGAATGCATAATTACTGAGTAATGACTAATGGCTGCCCCTTCCATTCATCCATTCCATTCCATTCAATTCATTTCATTCTCTAATGTGCGACTGTCTTCTCTACTCGACGACGACACTGGTCGTCTCTGCAGAAATCAGGACACGGTTCAATTCCAGTCGCAGACCCAGACATGATTCGATGGGGTTTGAACCAACCATATCCTTTGGCTACTCAAAGTTGAACCTGAGAGCCACCAGAAATCCAAGCAGCTTCGTGGACCCAGAAGATTCCAAATTCTATGGTGAATTGGGTTTATCCAAGGAAGGAGAAGACAACACCAAGGAGGTAGTTGAAGATTTTCCGCAAAATGGGAATGCAGAAGAAAATGATTTGGTTCCAGCTGAAGGCAACAGCAACAATGGCGTGAGCTTGAAGTTTTGCAGGGGTAGACAAGTGATGAAGAGATCAAATTTGATGGCAAAGCAAGTCATTAGCATTGTCTCTGCCCGTAGCCTGGGTTTTGTGTCGCAGCTTTGGGTTGATACTGACTCTGTGAGTAAACCGCACTT
This region of Rutidosis leptorrhynchoides isolate AG116_Rl617_1_P2 unplaced genomic scaffold, CSIRO_AGI_Rlap_v1 contig603, whole genome shotgun sequence genomic DNA includes:
- the LOC139884798 gene encoding regulatory-associated protein of TOR 1-like, translating into ISKLCLVNELDDSLLLVASCDGNIRIWKDYTVKCEQKLVTAFSSIPGHRPGVRSFNTIVDWQQQSGYLYASGELSSIMLWDLDKEQLVNSIPSSSDCSISALSASQLHGGQFAAGFVDGSVRLYDARTPEMLVYVTRPHPQKVERVVGIGFQPGLDTAAKIVSATQAGLIQFLDTRNDGDAYLTIDAHRGSLTALAVHRHAGIVASGSAKQYIKVFSLQGRQLGTIRYHSSLLAQKIGPVSCLTFHPYQVRLAAGATDACVSIYADDNSQVR
- the LOC139884800 gene encoding LOW QUALITY PROTEIN: B3 domain-containing transcription repressor VAL2-like (The sequence of the model RefSeq protein was modified relative to this genomic sequence to represent the inferred CDS: inserted 1 base in 1 codon), translating into MNCMNALCGGGGGGGSTSSTTSNSEWKKGWPLRSGQFASLCHNCGSAYEQSIFCQVFHSEDSGWRECSSCAKRLHCGCIASRCLLEFLDGGEGVTCISCAAKNQNGIARSTRVIDKQQSGIGLRNLFHKEAIEMKQEETLHLSPTKHVFEETNLSIAALVGRDEFQQQHQGLSRSRHLLLPKPSLDGQVQVRVARPPAEGRXRNQLLPRYWPRITDQELQQLSGDPNSTIVPLFEKVLSASDAGRIGRLVLPKACAEAYFPPISQPEGLPIRIQDIKGKEWAFQFRFWPNNNSRMYVLEGVTPCIQSMQLQAGDTVTFSRKDPEGKLVMGFRKASNSAGIQDTQQPANIVNQSGERIFSGVFENLPIISGYSGLVKDPHLNALCWHNKSEERKRARNIGTKSKRLLLDSLDALELRLTWEEAQDFLRPPPTVKPSIVTIDDHDFEEYQEPPVFGKSSIFLVRSTGGQEQWVQCDSCSKWRRLPIDVLVAAKWSCVDNTWDQSRSWCSSPDELSPRELENLARLNNDLKRRRIGELGEIREEKESCGLDSLANIVEDQENNATHVAVAAAAMTTKHPRHRPGCSCIVCIQPPSGKGKHVPSCMCNVCLTVKRRFKTLMMRKKKRQSEIANKQEEEQVQVDNTATSSNTIQLLQLPPPPSEAETDMQITNNNLTTSNGHLDLNCQPNRDQHARVSMMGLLQVATQPLDIYLKQNGLTALISEHQTSTVDKDDRSSASDRDNNSDSHPLPSDQTKTNPR
- the LOC139884801 gene encoding uncharacterized protein encodes the protein MAGTATFNVVSIPSILLRRSSVSTQSILPPVTSRRPRILRIYALSSNDIKVGTNIEVDGSPWRVLEFLHVKPGKGAAFVRTKLKNYITGNTVDKTFRAGSSIDAADVFKEVKQFTYKDGTQFVFMDLSTYEEIRLNAKDVGDKTKFLKEGMDCVVLFWNGKVIDFELPITVKLKVVAVDPGLKGDTAQGNKWIQVGQKPATLDTGAVVNVPLFVNEGDEILVDTRSGDYMSRA